The proteins below come from a single Coregonus clupeaformis isolate EN_2021a unplaced genomic scaffold, ASM2061545v1 scaf2952, whole genome shotgun sequence genomic window:
- the LOC123489283 gene encoding glutamate receptor ionotropic, kainate 2-like — protein sequence MMKEKWWRGNGCPEDEKNKEASALGVQNIGGIFIVLAAGLVLSVFVAVGEVLYKSKQNAALEKRSFCSAMLEELRGSLKCQRRLKQKPQPPVIVKTEEVINMHTFNDRRLPGKETMA from the exons ATGATGAAGGAGAAGTGGTGGAGGGGGAACGGCTGTCCGGAGGATGAGAAGAATAAGGAGGCTAGCGCTCTGGGGGTGCAGAACATCGGGGGTATCTTCATCGTGCTGGCCGCAGGGCTGGTGCTGTCTGTGTTCGTGGCTGTTGGGGAGGTCCTGTACAAGTCTAAACAGAACGCAGCGCTAGAGAAG CGCTCTTTCTGCAGTGCCATGCTGGAAGAGCTGCGTGGCTCCCTGAAGTGCCAGCGGCGCCTCAAGCAGAAGCCGCAGCCGCCGGTCATCGTCAAGACCGAGGAGGTCATCAACATGCACACATTCAACGACAGGAGACTGCCAGGCAAGGAGACGATGGCATGA